The following are encoded together in the Bos indicus isolate NIAB-ARS_2022 breed Sahiwal x Tharparkar chromosome 29, NIAB-ARS_B.indTharparkar_mat_pri_1.0, whole genome shotgun sequence genome:
- the LOC139180720 gene encoding prostate and testis expressed protein 13-like, giving the protein MGPWMFRLLLMSMFAVLFVNERDRVLGANKWFQLCRRCEFHNGYSCNHVIGSCWKFKIANLKRACVTDNFYYYDRVADRYNYRYSVLSCRTCEEGSFMLFHDLYRETFCCTEDNCNDPEKNMDISKIAMSYP; this is encoded by the exons ATGGGCCCCTGGATGTTCAGGTTGCTTCTGATGAGCATGTTCGCGGTGCTCTTCGTGAATGAGA GAGACAGAGTTCTGGGTGCAAACAAAT gGTTTCAGCTTTGCCGTCGATGTGAATTCCACAATGGATACAGTTGCAACCACGTGATTGGAAGTTGCTGGAAATTTAAAATAGCTAACCTGAAGAGAGCTTGTGTCACAGACAACTTTTACTATTATGATCGTGTTGCAG ATAGATATAACTACAGATACTCAGTGCTGTCTTGTAGGACTTGTGAAGAGGGATCATTCATGCTATTTCATGACTTATATAGAGAAACGTTTTGCTGCACTGAAGACAATTGTAACGATCCTGAGAAAAATATGGACATTTCGAAGATAGCAATGTCGTATccataa